In a genomic window of Callithrix jacchus isolate 240 chromosome 22, calJac240_pri, whole genome shotgun sequence:
- the MAP1S gene encoding microtubule-associated protein 1S isoform X2, protein MAAVPGLGDAAAPSSLLLVVGSEFGCPGLLTYVLEELERGIRSWDVDPGICNLDEQLKVFVSRHSATFSSIVKGQRSLHHRGDTLETLVLLNPSDKSLCDELRNLLLDPASHKLLVLAGPCLEETGELLLQTGGFSPHHFLQVLKDREIWDILATMPPPAQPPVLTITCPTFGDWAQLAPAVPDLQGALQLRLNPPAHLPNSEGLCEFLEYVAESLEPPSPFELLEPPTTGGFLRLGRPCCYIFPGGLGDAAFFAVNGFTVLVNGGSNPKSSFWKLVRHLDRVDAVLVTHPGADSLPGLNSLLRRKLAERSEVAAGGGSWDDRLRRLISPNLGVVFFNACEAASRLARGEDEAELALSLLAQLGITPLPLSRGPVPAKPTVLFEKMGVGRLDMYVLHPPSTGAERTLASVCALLVWHPAGPGEKVVRVLFPGCTPPACLLDGLLRLQHLKFLREPVVTPQDLEGLRRAESKESVGSRDSSKREGMPAAHPRPVLERPGVARKEPARAEALRKTEKEAKTSREVKKDPKPSVPRPQPREVRRATSSVPSLKKTGAQAALKPRKAPSTAPSTSHSGFPPVANGPRSPPGFRCGEASPPNVAGGSPASQLVATPSLELGPNPPPAGEEKALELPLAASSIPRPRTPSPESRRSPAEGSGRLSLSPLRGGEAGPDASPTVTTPTVTTPSLPAEVGSPHSTEVDESLSVSFEQVLPPSAPTSEAGLSLPLRGPRARRSASPHDVDLCLVSPCEFEHRKAVPMAPAPASPGSSNDSSARSQERAGGLGVEETPPTSVSESLPTLSDSDPVPLAPGAADSDEDTEAFGVPRHDPLPDPLKVPPPLPDPSSICMVDPEMLPPKTARQTENVGRTRKLLTRPTSRAATPKATPVAAAKTKGLAGGDRASRPLSARSEPSEKGGRAPLSRKSSAPRTATRGPLGSASSRPGASATPAKSPVYLDLAYLPSGSSAHLVDEEFFQRVRALCYVISGQDQRKEEGMRAVLDALLASKQQWDRDLQVTLIPTFDSAAMHTWYAETHARHQALGITVLGSNSMVSMQDDAFPACKVEF, encoded by the exons ATGGCGGCTGTGCCTGGGCTCGGGGATGCCGCGGCCCCGAGTTCGCTGCTCCTCGTGGTGGGCAGCGAGTTCGGGTGCCCGGGGCTCCTCACCTACGTCTTAGAGGAGCTCGAACGAG GCATCCGGTCTTGGGATGTGGATCCAGGCATCTGCAACCTTGATGAACAGCTCAAGGTCTTTGTGTCCCGACACTCTGCCACCTTCTCCAGCATCGTGAAAG GCCAGCGGAGCTTGCACCACCGTGGCGATACCCTGGAGACCCTGGTCCTCCTGAACCCATCAGACAAGTCCCTGTGTGATGAG CTCCGGAACCTTCTGTTGGACCCTGCTTCTCACAAGCTGCTGGTGTTGGCTGGGCCCTGCCTGGAGGAGACGGGGGAGCTGCTGCTACAGACAGGGGGCTTCTCGCCCCACCACTTCCTCCAGGTCCTGAAGGACAGAGAG ATCTGGGAcatcctggccaccatgcccCCACCTGCACAGCCACCAGTACTCACCATCACGTGCCCAACCTTCGGAGATTGGGCCCAGCTGGCACCTGCTGTACCCGACCTCCAGGGGGCGCTCCAGCTGCGGCTGAACCCCCCGGCGCACCTGCCCAACTCTGAGGGCCTGTGTGAGTTCCTGGAGTACGTGGCAGAGTCTCTGGAGCCGCCGTCCCCCTTCGAGCTGCTGGAGCCCCCCACCACCGGGGGTTTCCTCAGGCTGGGCCGGCCCTGCTGCTACATCTTCCCTGGAGGCCTCGGGGATGCCGCCTTCTTTGCTGTCAATGGCTTCACCGTGCTGGTCAATGGTGGCTCGAACCCCAAGTCCAGCTTTTGGAAGCTGGTGCGGCACCTGGACCGCGTGGATGCCGTGCTCGTGACCCACCCGGGCGCCGACAGCCTCCCCGGCCTCAACAGCCTGCTGCGGCGCAAACTGGCCGAGCGCTCCGAGGTGGCTGCTGGTGGGGGCTCCTGGGACGACAGGCTGCGCAGGCTCATCTCCCCCAACCTGGGGGTGGTGTTCTTCAACGCCTGCGAGGCCGCATCGCGGTTGGCGCGCGGCGAGGACGAGGCGGAGCTGGCACTGAGCCTCCTGGCACAGCTGGGCATTACGCCCCTGCCCCTCAGCCGCGGCCCCGTGCCGGCCAAGCCAACCGTGCTCTTTGAGAAGATGGGCGTGGGCCGGCTGGACATGTACGTGCTGCACCCGCCCTCCACTGGCGCCGAGCGCACGCTGGCCTCCGTGTGCGCCCTGCTGGTGTGGCACCCTGCGGGCCCCGGTGAGAAGGTGGTGCGCGTGCTGTTTCCCGGCTGCACCCCGCCCGCCTGCCTCCTGGATGGCCTCCTCCGCCTGCAGCACTTGAAGTTCCTGCGAGAGCCTGTGGTGACACCCCAGGACCTGGAGGGGCTGCGGCGAGCTGAGAGCAAAGAGAGCGTGGGCTCCCGAGACAGCTCGAAGAGAGAGGGTATGCCCGCCGCCCACCCTAGACCTGTCCTAGAGCGCCCTGGGGTGGCCCGGAAGGAGCCAGCACGGGCTGAAGCCCTGCGCAAGACTGAGAAGGAAGCCAAGACCTCCCGGGAGGTGAAGAAGGACCCCAAGCCGAGTGTGCCCCGGCCCCAGCCTCGGGAGGTGCGCCGTGCAACCTcttctgtgcccagcctcaagaaGACTGGTGCCCAGGCAGCACTCAAGCCCCGCAAAGCACCCAGCACAGCGCCGAGCACATCACACTCTGGCTTCCCGCCGGTGGCAAATGGACCTCGTAGCCCACCTGGCTTCCGATGTGGAGAGGCCAGCCCCCCAAATGTGGCAGGTGGCTCGCCCGCCTCCCAGCTGGTGGCCACGCCCAGCCTGGAGCTGGGGCCCAACCCTCCTCCAGCTGGGGAGGAGAAGGCGCTCGAGCTGCCACTGGCTGCCAGCTCGATCCCGAGGCCACGCACACCCTCCCCTGAGTCTCGCCGGAGCCCCGCGGAGGGCAGCGGGCGGCTGTCGCTGAGCCCACTgcggggtggggaggctgggcctGATGCCTCCCCCACAGTGACCACGCCCACGGTGACCACGCCCTCACTGCCCGCAGAGGTGGGCTCCCCGCACTCCACAGAAGTAGACGAGTCCCTGTCTGTGTCCTTTGAGCAGGTGCTGCCGCCATCCGCCCCCACCAGTGAGGCTGGGCTGAGCCTCCCGCTGCGTGGCCCCAGGGCTCGGCGCTCGGCCTCCCCACACGATGTGGACCTGTGCCTAGTGTCACCCTGTGAGTTTGAGCATCGAAAGGCGGTGCCCATGGCGCCAGCCCCTGCGTCCCCTGGCAGCTCCAACGACAGCAGCGCCCGGTCACAGGAGCGGGCAGGTGGGCTGGGGGTTGAGGAGACGCCACCCACGTCAGTCAGCGAGTCCCTGCCCACGCTGTCTGACTCAGACCCTGTGCCCCTGGCTCCCGGTGCCGCAGACTCggatgaggacacagaggccTTTGGAGTCCCTCGCCATGACCCTTTGCCTGACCCCCTCAAGGTCCCCCCACCACTGCCTGACCCATCCAGTATCTGCATGGTGGACCCAGAGATGCTGCCCCCCAAGACAGCGAGGCAGACGGAGAACGTGGGCCGCACCCGGAAGCTGCTGACGCGCCCCACCTCACGTGCTGCCACCCCCAAAGCCACTCCAGTGGCTGCTGCCAAAACCAAGGGCCTTGCTGGTGGGGACCGGGCCAGCAGGCCACTCAGTGCCCGGAGTGAGCCCAGTGAGAAGGGAGGCCGAGCACCCCTGTCCAGAAAGTCCTCAGCCCCCAGGACTGCCACTCGAGGCCCACTGG GGTCAGCCAGCAGCCGGCCCGGGGCATCAGCCACCCCTGCCAAGTCCCCGGTCTACCTGGACCTGGCCTATCTGCCCAGCGGAAGCAGCGCCCACCTGGTGGACGAGGAGTTCTTCCAGCGCGTGCGCGCGCTCTGCTACGTCATCAGTGGCCAGGACCAGCGCAAGGAGGAGGGCATGCGGGCCGTCCTGGACGCGCTGCTGGCCAGCAAACAGCAGTGGGACCGTGACCTGCAG GTGACCCTGATCCCCACCTTCGACTCGGCGGCCATGCACACGTGGTATGCGGAGACGCACGCGCGGCACCAGGCGCTGGGCATCACAGTCCTGGGTAGTAACAGCATGGTGTCCATGCAGGACGACGCCTTCCCCGCCTGCAAGGTGGAGTTCTAG
- the MAP1S gene encoding microtubule-associated protein 1S isoform X3, with product MEEVEAWLLSLICKMMRCALGLLAQLHRDLKVLGTSESPSCIRSWDVDPGICNLDEQLKVFVSRHSATFSSIVKGQRSLHHRGDTLETLVLLNPSDKSLCDELRNLLLDPASHKLLVLAGPCLEETGELLLQTGGFSPHHFLQVLKDREIWDILATMPPPAQPPVLTITCPTFGDWAQLAPAVPDLQGALQLRLNPPAHLPNSEGLCEFLEYVAESLEPPSPFELLEPPTTGGFLRLGRPCCYIFPGGLGDAAFFAVNGFTVLVNGGSNPKSSFWKLVRHLDRVDAVLVTHPGADSLPGLNSLLRRKLAERSEVAAGGGSWDDRLRRLISPNLGVVFFNACEAASRLARGEDEAELALSLLAQLGITPLPLSRGPVPAKPTVLFEKMGVGRLDMYVLHPPSTGAERTLASVCALLVWHPAGPGEKVVRVLFPGCTPPACLLDGLLRLQHLKFLREPVVTPQDLEGLRRAESKESVGSRDSSKREGMPAAHPRPVLERPGVARKEPARAEALRKTEKEAKTSREVKKDPKPSVPRPQPREVRRATSSVPSLKKTGAQAALKPRKAPSTAPSTSHSGFPPVANGPRSPPGFRCGEASPPNVAGGSPASQLVATPSLELGPNPPPAGEEKALELPLAASSIPRPRTPSPESRRSPAEGSGRLSLSPLRGGEAGPDASPTVTTPTVTTPSLPAEVGSPHSTEVDESLSVSFEQVLPPSAPTSEAGLSLPLRGPRARRSASPHDVDLCLVSPCEFEHRKAVPMAPAPASPGSSNDSSARSQERAGGLGVEETPPTSVSESLPTLSDSDPVPLAPGAADSDEDTEAFGVPRHDPLPDPLKVPPPLPDPSSICMVDPEMLPPKTARQTENVGRTRKLLTRPTSRAATPKATPVAAAKTKGLAGGDRASRPLSARSEPSEKGGRAPLSRKSSAPRTATRGPLGMCPFHLRVCICWRTNLSTLSWAAAVIVRWRVRVSQQPARGISHPCQVPGLPGPGLSAQRKQRPPGGRGVLPARARALLRHQWPGPAQGGGHAGRPGRAAGQQTAVGP from the exons atggaggaggtggaggcttggTTGCTGagtcttatctgtaaaatgatgagGTGTGctctgggtctcctggctcagctgCATCGAGACCTGAAGGTGTTGGGTACTTCTGAGTCTCCAAGCT GCATCCGGTCTTGGGATGTGGATCCAGGCATCTGCAACCTTGATGAACAGCTCAAGGTCTTTGTGTCCCGACACTCTGCCACCTTCTCCAGCATCGTGAAAG GCCAGCGGAGCTTGCACCACCGTGGCGATACCCTGGAGACCCTGGTCCTCCTGAACCCATCAGACAAGTCCCTGTGTGATGAG CTCCGGAACCTTCTGTTGGACCCTGCTTCTCACAAGCTGCTGGTGTTGGCTGGGCCCTGCCTGGAGGAGACGGGGGAGCTGCTGCTACAGACAGGGGGCTTCTCGCCCCACCACTTCCTCCAGGTCCTGAAGGACAGAGAG ATCTGGGAcatcctggccaccatgcccCCACCTGCACAGCCACCAGTACTCACCATCACGTGCCCAACCTTCGGAGATTGGGCCCAGCTGGCACCTGCTGTACCCGACCTCCAGGGGGCGCTCCAGCTGCGGCTGAACCCCCCGGCGCACCTGCCCAACTCTGAGGGCCTGTGTGAGTTCCTGGAGTACGTGGCAGAGTCTCTGGAGCCGCCGTCCCCCTTCGAGCTGCTGGAGCCCCCCACCACCGGGGGTTTCCTCAGGCTGGGCCGGCCCTGCTGCTACATCTTCCCTGGAGGCCTCGGGGATGCCGCCTTCTTTGCTGTCAATGGCTTCACCGTGCTGGTCAATGGTGGCTCGAACCCCAAGTCCAGCTTTTGGAAGCTGGTGCGGCACCTGGACCGCGTGGATGCCGTGCTCGTGACCCACCCGGGCGCCGACAGCCTCCCCGGCCTCAACAGCCTGCTGCGGCGCAAACTGGCCGAGCGCTCCGAGGTGGCTGCTGGTGGGGGCTCCTGGGACGACAGGCTGCGCAGGCTCATCTCCCCCAACCTGGGGGTGGTGTTCTTCAACGCCTGCGAGGCCGCATCGCGGTTGGCGCGCGGCGAGGACGAGGCGGAGCTGGCACTGAGCCTCCTGGCACAGCTGGGCATTACGCCCCTGCCCCTCAGCCGCGGCCCCGTGCCGGCCAAGCCAACCGTGCTCTTTGAGAAGATGGGCGTGGGCCGGCTGGACATGTACGTGCTGCACCCGCCCTCCACTGGCGCCGAGCGCACGCTGGCCTCCGTGTGCGCCCTGCTGGTGTGGCACCCTGCGGGCCCCGGTGAGAAGGTGGTGCGCGTGCTGTTTCCCGGCTGCACCCCGCCCGCCTGCCTCCTGGATGGCCTCCTCCGCCTGCAGCACTTGAAGTTCCTGCGAGAGCCTGTGGTGACACCCCAGGACCTGGAGGGGCTGCGGCGAGCTGAGAGCAAAGAGAGCGTGGGCTCCCGAGACAGCTCGAAGAGAGAGGGTATGCCCGCCGCCCACCCTAGACCTGTCCTAGAGCGCCCTGGGGTGGCCCGGAAGGAGCCAGCACGGGCTGAAGCCCTGCGCAAGACTGAGAAGGAAGCCAAGACCTCCCGGGAGGTGAAGAAGGACCCCAAGCCGAGTGTGCCCCGGCCCCAGCCTCGGGAGGTGCGCCGTGCAACCTcttctgtgcccagcctcaagaaGACTGGTGCCCAGGCAGCACTCAAGCCCCGCAAAGCACCCAGCACAGCGCCGAGCACATCACACTCTGGCTTCCCGCCGGTGGCAAATGGACCTCGTAGCCCACCTGGCTTCCGATGTGGAGAGGCCAGCCCCCCAAATGTGGCAGGTGGCTCGCCCGCCTCCCAGCTGGTGGCCACGCCCAGCCTGGAGCTGGGGCCCAACCCTCCTCCAGCTGGGGAGGAGAAGGCGCTCGAGCTGCCACTGGCTGCCAGCTCGATCCCGAGGCCACGCACACCCTCCCCTGAGTCTCGCCGGAGCCCCGCGGAGGGCAGCGGGCGGCTGTCGCTGAGCCCACTgcggggtggggaggctgggcctGATGCCTCCCCCACAGTGACCACGCCCACGGTGACCACGCCCTCACTGCCCGCAGAGGTGGGCTCCCCGCACTCCACAGAAGTAGACGAGTCCCTGTCTGTGTCCTTTGAGCAGGTGCTGCCGCCATCCGCCCCCACCAGTGAGGCTGGGCTGAGCCTCCCGCTGCGTGGCCCCAGGGCTCGGCGCTCGGCCTCCCCACACGATGTGGACCTGTGCCTAGTGTCACCCTGTGAGTTTGAGCATCGAAAGGCGGTGCCCATGGCGCCAGCCCCTGCGTCCCCTGGCAGCTCCAACGACAGCAGCGCCCGGTCACAGGAGCGGGCAGGTGGGCTGGGGGTTGAGGAGACGCCACCCACGTCAGTCAGCGAGTCCCTGCCCACGCTGTCTGACTCAGACCCTGTGCCCCTGGCTCCCGGTGCCGCAGACTCggatgaggacacagaggccTTTGGAGTCCCTCGCCATGACCCTTTGCCTGACCCCCTCAAGGTCCCCCCACCACTGCCTGACCCATCCAGTATCTGCATGGTGGACCCAGAGATGCTGCCCCCCAAGACAGCGAGGCAGACGGAGAACGTGGGCCGCACCCGGAAGCTGCTGACGCGCCCCACCTCACGTGCTGCCACCCCCAAAGCCACTCCAGTGGCTGCTGCCAAAACCAAGGGCCTTGCTGGTGGGGACCGGGCCAGCAGGCCACTCAGTGCCCGGAGTGAGCCCAGTGAGAAGGGAGGCCGAGCACCCCTGTCCAGAAAGTCCTCAGCCCCCAGGACTGCCACTCGAGGCCCACTGG GAATGTGTCCATTTCATTTGAGGGTATGTATTTGTTGGCGTACAAACCTGAGTACCCTGAGCTGGGCAGCAGCTGTGATTGTAAGATGGAGGGTCAG GGTCAGCCAGCAGCCGGCCCGGGGCATCAGCCACCCCTGCCAAGTCCCCGGTCTACCTGGACCTGGCCTATCTGCCCAGCGGAAGCAGCGCCCACCTGGTGGACGAGGAGTTCTTCCAGCGCGTGCGCGCGCTCTGCTACGTCATCAGTGGCCAGGACCAGCGCAAGGAGGAGGGCATGCGGGCCGTCCTGGACGCGCTGCTGGCCAGCAAACAGCAGTGGGACCGTGA
- the MAP1S gene encoding microtubule-associated protein 1S isoform X4, translating to MAAVPGLGDAAAPSSLLLVVGSEFGCPGLLTYVLEELERGIRSWDVDPGICNLDEQLKVFVSRHSATFSSIVKGQRSLHHRGDTLETLVLLNPSDKSLCDELRNLLLDPASHKLLVLAGPCLEETGELLLQTGGFSPHHFLQVLKDREIWDILATMPPPAQPPVLTITCPTFGDWAQLAPAVPDLQGALQLRLNPPAHLPNSEGLCEFLEYVAESLEPPSPFELLEPPTTGGFLRLGRPCCYIFPGGLGDAAFFAVNGFTVLVNGGSNPKSSFWKLVRHLDRVDAVLVTHPGADSLPGLNSLLRRKLAERSEVAAGGGSWDDRLRRLISPNLGVVFFNACEAASRLARGEDEAELALSLLAQLGITPLPLSRGPVPAKPTVLFEKMGVGRLDMYVLHPPSTGAERTLASVCALLVWHPAGPGEKVVRVLFPGCTPPACLLDGLLRLQHLKFLREPVVTPQDLEGLRRAESKESVGSRDSSKREGMPAAHPRPVLERPGVARKEPARAEALRKTEKEAKTSREVKKDPKPSVPRPQPREVRRATSSVPSLKKTGAQAALKPRKAPSTAPSTSHSGFPPVANGPRSPPGFRCGEASPPNVAGGSPASQLVATPSLELGPNPPPAGEEKALELPLAASSIPRPRTPSPESRRSPAEGSGRLSLSPLRGGEAGPDASPTVTTPTVTTPSLPAEVGSPHSTEVDESLSVSFEQVLPPSAPTSEAGLSLPLRGPRARRSASPHDVDLCLVSPCEFEHRKAVPMAPAPASPGSSNDSSARSQERAGGLGVEETPPTSVSESLPTLSDSDPVPLAPGAADSDEDTEAFGVPRHDPLPDPLKVPPPLPDPSSICMVDPEMLPPKTARQTENVGRTRKLLTRPTSRAATPKATPVAAAKTKGLAGGDRASRPLSARSEPSEKGGRAPLSRKSSAPRTATRGPLGMCPFHLRVCICWRTNLSTLSWAAAVIVRWRVRVSQQPARGISHPCQVPGLPGPGLSAQRKQRPPGGRGVLPARARALLRHQWPGPAQGGGHAGRPGRAAGQQTAVGP from the exons ATGGCGGCTGTGCCTGGGCTCGGGGATGCCGCGGCCCCGAGTTCGCTGCTCCTCGTGGTGGGCAGCGAGTTCGGGTGCCCGGGGCTCCTCACCTACGTCTTAGAGGAGCTCGAACGAG GCATCCGGTCTTGGGATGTGGATCCAGGCATCTGCAACCTTGATGAACAGCTCAAGGTCTTTGTGTCCCGACACTCTGCCACCTTCTCCAGCATCGTGAAAG GCCAGCGGAGCTTGCACCACCGTGGCGATACCCTGGAGACCCTGGTCCTCCTGAACCCATCAGACAAGTCCCTGTGTGATGAG CTCCGGAACCTTCTGTTGGACCCTGCTTCTCACAAGCTGCTGGTGTTGGCTGGGCCCTGCCTGGAGGAGACGGGGGAGCTGCTGCTACAGACAGGGGGCTTCTCGCCCCACCACTTCCTCCAGGTCCTGAAGGACAGAGAG ATCTGGGAcatcctggccaccatgcccCCACCTGCACAGCCACCAGTACTCACCATCACGTGCCCAACCTTCGGAGATTGGGCCCAGCTGGCACCTGCTGTACCCGACCTCCAGGGGGCGCTCCAGCTGCGGCTGAACCCCCCGGCGCACCTGCCCAACTCTGAGGGCCTGTGTGAGTTCCTGGAGTACGTGGCAGAGTCTCTGGAGCCGCCGTCCCCCTTCGAGCTGCTGGAGCCCCCCACCACCGGGGGTTTCCTCAGGCTGGGCCGGCCCTGCTGCTACATCTTCCCTGGAGGCCTCGGGGATGCCGCCTTCTTTGCTGTCAATGGCTTCACCGTGCTGGTCAATGGTGGCTCGAACCCCAAGTCCAGCTTTTGGAAGCTGGTGCGGCACCTGGACCGCGTGGATGCCGTGCTCGTGACCCACCCGGGCGCCGACAGCCTCCCCGGCCTCAACAGCCTGCTGCGGCGCAAACTGGCCGAGCGCTCCGAGGTGGCTGCTGGTGGGGGCTCCTGGGACGACAGGCTGCGCAGGCTCATCTCCCCCAACCTGGGGGTGGTGTTCTTCAACGCCTGCGAGGCCGCATCGCGGTTGGCGCGCGGCGAGGACGAGGCGGAGCTGGCACTGAGCCTCCTGGCACAGCTGGGCATTACGCCCCTGCCCCTCAGCCGCGGCCCCGTGCCGGCCAAGCCAACCGTGCTCTTTGAGAAGATGGGCGTGGGCCGGCTGGACATGTACGTGCTGCACCCGCCCTCCACTGGCGCCGAGCGCACGCTGGCCTCCGTGTGCGCCCTGCTGGTGTGGCACCCTGCGGGCCCCGGTGAGAAGGTGGTGCGCGTGCTGTTTCCCGGCTGCACCCCGCCCGCCTGCCTCCTGGATGGCCTCCTCCGCCTGCAGCACTTGAAGTTCCTGCGAGAGCCTGTGGTGACACCCCAGGACCTGGAGGGGCTGCGGCGAGCTGAGAGCAAAGAGAGCGTGGGCTCCCGAGACAGCTCGAAGAGAGAGGGTATGCCCGCCGCCCACCCTAGACCTGTCCTAGAGCGCCCTGGGGTGGCCCGGAAGGAGCCAGCACGGGCTGAAGCCCTGCGCAAGACTGAGAAGGAAGCCAAGACCTCCCGGGAGGTGAAGAAGGACCCCAAGCCGAGTGTGCCCCGGCCCCAGCCTCGGGAGGTGCGCCGTGCAACCTcttctgtgcccagcctcaagaaGACTGGTGCCCAGGCAGCACTCAAGCCCCGCAAAGCACCCAGCACAGCGCCGAGCACATCACACTCTGGCTTCCCGCCGGTGGCAAATGGACCTCGTAGCCCACCTGGCTTCCGATGTGGAGAGGCCAGCCCCCCAAATGTGGCAGGTGGCTCGCCCGCCTCCCAGCTGGTGGCCACGCCCAGCCTGGAGCTGGGGCCCAACCCTCCTCCAGCTGGGGAGGAGAAGGCGCTCGAGCTGCCACTGGCTGCCAGCTCGATCCCGAGGCCACGCACACCCTCCCCTGAGTCTCGCCGGAGCCCCGCGGAGGGCAGCGGGCGGCTGTCGCTGAGCCCACTgcggggtggggaggctgggcctGATGCCTCCCCCACAGTGACCACGCCCACGGTGACCACGCCCTCACTGCCCGCAGAGGTGGGCTCCCCGCACTCCACAGAAGTAGACGAGTCCCTGTCTGTGTCCTTTGAGCAGGTGCTGCCGCCATCCGCCCCCACCAGTGAGGCTGGGCTGAGCCTCCCGCTGCGTGGCCCCAGGGCTCGGCGCTCGGCCTCCCCACACGATGTGGACCTGTGCCTAGTGTCACCCTGTGAGTTTGAGCATCGAAAGGCGGTGCCCATGGCGCCAGCCCCTGCGTCCCCTGGCAGCTCCAACGACAGCAGCGCCCGGTCACAGGAGCGGGCAGGTGGGCTGGGGGTTGAGGAGACGCCACCCACGTCAGTCAGCGAGTCCCTGCCCACGCTGTCTGACTCAGACCCTGTGCCCCTGGCTCCCGGTGCCGCAGACTCggatgaggacacagaggccTTTGGAGTCCCTCGCCATGACCCTTTGCCTGACCCCCTCAAGGTCCCCCCACCACTGCCTGACCCATCCAGTATCTGCATGGTGGACCCAGAGATGCTGCCCCCCAAGACAGCGAGGCAGACGGAGAACGTGGGCCGCACCCGGAAGCTGCTGACGCGCCCCACCTCACGTGCTGCCACCCCCAAAGCCACTCCAGTGGCTGCTGCCAAAACCAAGGGCCTTGCTGGTGGGGACCGGGCCAGCAGGCCACTCAGTGCCCGGAGTGAGCCCAGTGAGAAGGGAGGCCGAGCACCCCTGTCCAGAAAGTCCTCAGCCCCCAGGACTGCCACTCGAGGCCCACTGG GAATGTGTCCATTTCATTTGAGGGTATGTATTTGTTGGCGTACAAACCTGAGTACCCTGAGCTGGGCAGCAGCTGTGATTGTAAGATGGAGGGTCAG GGTCAGCCAGCAGCCGGCCCGGGGCATCAGCCACCCCTGCCAAGTCCCCGGTCTACCTGGACCTGGCCTATCTGCCCAGCGGAAGCAGCGCCCACCTGGTGGACGAGGAGTTCTTCCAGCGCGTGCGCGCGCTCTGCTACGTCATCAGTGGCCAGGACCAGCGCAAGGAGGAGGGCATGCGGGCCGTCCTGGACGCGCTGCTGGCCAGCAAACAGCAGTGGGACCGTGA